Proteins co-encoded in one Diaminobutyricimonas sp. LJ205 genomic window:
- a CDS encoding NAD(P)/FAD-dependent oxidoreductase, whose translation MNADFVIVGGGVGGLVAARELAHGGARVILLEASDRLGGQVLRHNVGGLDLDAGAEAFATRGGAVERLAIRLGLGGDVVSPAPVGSWLQRANGSAVPLPATSLLGIPGSPLAEDVIAVTGFGTAFRAYLESLLPATFGAKSATLGELVRRRMGKGMLEQLVAPVTTGVHSAHPNDLPLDRVAPGLRIALLREGSLARGVRDLRAKAPAGSLVQGLRGGMGRLVDELVADLKLYGVDVRFGATVTSVEAEAATVGGEQVTGRVIVAAPGLLAPAVTRRAVVATLVVDAPELDAAPRGSGVLVAAGAPGIRARALTHQSAKWPWLAERAGGHHVLRLSYEQEHPDFAKVAAADAAALLGTPLTKVDDFAQVTLQRASVTEHSDTGILAVGESVAGTGLASVVGQSRELAGNLLQASSD comes from the coding sequence ATGAACGCGGACTTCGTCATCGTCGGCGGGGGAGTGGGCGGCCTCGTCGCCGCCCGCGAGCTCGCTCACGGCGGCGCCCGTGTGATCCTGCTGGAGGCCAGCGACCGGCTCGGCGGACAGGTGCTTCGGCACAACGTCGGCGGGCTTGATCTCGACGCGGGGGCGGAAGCGTTCGCCACCCGCGGCGGCGCTGTTGAGCGGCTGGCCATCCGGCTCGGGCTCGGCGGCGACGTTGTCTCGCCCGCACCGGTCGGCTCCTGGCTGCAGCGCGCGAACGGCAGCGCAGTGCCCCTGCCGGCGACCAGCCTGCTTGGAATCCCGGGCTCGCCGCTGGCCGAAGACGTCATCGCGGTCACCGGATTCGGCACCGCGTTCCGGGCCTACTTGGAGTCGCTGCTGCCCGCGACGTTCGGCGCGAAATCCGCCACCCTCGGTGAATTGGTGCGCCGCCGAATGGGCAAGGGGATGCTTGAGCAGCTCGTTGCCCCGGTGACCACCGGCGTGCACAGCGCGCACCCCAATGACCTGCCGCTCGATCGCGTCGCTCCCGGGCTGCGCATCGCCCTGCTGCGCGAGGGCTCGTTGGCGCGCGGCGTGCGCGACCTGCGGGCGAAGGCACCGGCCGGCTCGCTGGTGCAAGGCCTGCGTGGCGGAATGGGACGCCTGGTCGACGAACTCGTCGCTGACCTGAAGCTCTACGGCGTGGATGTGCGCTTCGGCGCCACCGTCACCTCGGTCGAAGCCGAGGCTGCGACCGTCGGCGGTGAGCAAGTGACCGGACGTGTGATCGTCGCCGCCCCCGGCCTGCTCGCGCCGGCCGTCACCCGTCGGGCAGTGGTCGCCACCCTCGTCGTCGACGCTCCCGAGCTCGACGCGGCGCCCCGGGGATCTGGCGTGCTGGTCGCCGCCGGGGCTCCCGGCATCCGAGCCAGGGCGCTCACCCACCAGAGTGCGAAGTGGCCGTGGCTGGCGGAGCGCGCGGGCGGCCACCACGTGCTGCGCCTGTCCTACGAGCAGGAGCATCCTGACTTCGCCAAGGTCGCTGCTGCCGACGCCGCTGCCCTGCTCGGCACGCCGCTCACCAAGGTCGACGACTTCGCCCAGGTCACCTTGCAGCGGGCATCCGTGACTGAACATTCCGATACCGGCATACTCGCGGTCGGCGAATCGGTCGCCGGAACCGGGCTCGCCAGTGTGGTTGGCCAATCCCGTGAGCTAGCTGGGAACTTGCTGCAAGCCAGCAGCGATTGA
- a CDS encoding YtxH domain-containing protein produces MKGKILFVTGLAVGYVLGAKAGRQRYEQIKTRAEKLWNSPGVQERVEQVEEFVKDKAPDVAGFVTENAKKVASQVKSRRSSTSGVVPGSTTTSTSSKPASTTE; encoded by the coding sequence GTGAAAGGCAAGATCCTCTTCGTCACCGGCCTCGCAGTCGGATACGTCCTCGGCGCTAAGGCCGGTCGGCAGCGTTACGAGCAGATCAAGACCCGTGCTGAGAAACTCTGGAATAGCCCCGGAGTGCAGGAAAGGGTCGAGCAGGTCGAAGAATTCGTCAAGGACAAGGCTCCGGATGTCGCGGGCTTCGTCACCGAGAACGCGAAGAAAGTTGCCTCGCAGGTGAAGTCCCGGCGGTCGAGTACCTCCGGTGTAGTGCCGGGGAGCACCACAACCTCGACCTCGAGCAAGCCCGCCTCGACCACCGAGTAG
- a CDS encoding phage holin family protein produces MADAQEPRRGRQRSLFQLIADVPDLVKELVRREFDLLKAELAAKLKLIGVGAGMIAIAAVLLLLFVGVLLTAAILALSLVMPGWLAALLVGLVLLIIIAVLVFIGYRSIKQAMPPTPTETIDSVKRDYFALRGIIARESKPNTTKGATRL; encoded by the coding sequence ATGGCCGACGCGCAAGAACCTCGCCGCGGCCGGCAGCGATCGCTGTTCCAGCTGATCGCCGACGTTCCGGATCTGGTCAAGGAACTGGTGCGACGGGAGTTCGACCTGCTCAAGGCCGAGCTCGCCGCCAAACTGAAGCTCATCGGCGTCGGCGCTGGGATGATCGCCATCGCCGCCGTACTGCTCCTGCTGTTCGTTGGTGTGCTGCTCACCGCCGCGATCCTGGCCCTCTCGCTGGTCATGCCCGGGTGGCTGGCCGCGTTGCTGGTGGGCCTGGTGCTTCTCATCATCATCGCGGTGCTGGTGTTCATCGGTTACCGGTCGATCAAGCAGGCGATGCCGCCCACCCCGACCGAGACCATCGACAGTGTCAAGCGGGACTACTTCGCGCTGCGGGGGATCATCGCCAGGGAGAGCAAGCCGAATACGACCAAGGGGGCTACCCGACTGTGA
- a CDS encoding DUF3618 domain-containing protein: MNDTDRFKAEATRARADLAETLDAIEDKFNIPKQSKLFAERAKTSYQRNPVPWIIGATAASIVVVGMVAWAIFSDD, encoded by the coding sequence GTGAACGACACCGACCGCTTCAAGGCGGAGGCCACGCGCGCCCGCGCTGACCTGGCCGAAACGCTGGACGCCATCGAGGACAAGTTCAATATTCCGAAGCAATCCAAGCTGTTCGCGGAGCGTGCCAAGACGTCGTATCAGCGGAACCCGGTGCCGTGGATCATCGGCGCAACTGCGGCGTCTATCGTGGTGGTGGGAATGGTGGCTTGGGCCATCTTTTCCGACGACTAA
- the hemQ gene encoding hydrogen peroxide-dependent heme synthase, with protein sequence MATDSETTETPELGYTLWAVLRRDPLRAAAGSIDDLADIVTRVDAAGVDIRGFYDVSGMRADADLMVWLHGPVPETLQWALRELRRAGLLSTLLPTWNVMGVHRDAEFTANHLPAFMRGKEPKQWLTVYPFVRSYEWYLLPDDERRAMLGSHGRKGAEFPQVLANTVASFALGDYEWILALEADDLVDLVDLMRHLRQTEARRHVREEVPFFTGRRIELADIAEVLA encoded by the coding sequence GTGGCAACTGACAGCGAGACAACTGAAACCCCCGAACTCGGTTACACCCTCTGGGCAGTGTTGCGGCGTGACCCGCTGCGCGCGGCAGCGGGCTCCATCGACGACCTGGCCGACATCGTCACCCGGGTGGACGCCGCAGGCGTCGACATCCGCGGTTTCTACGATGTCTCCGGGATGCGAGCGGATGCCGACCTGATGGTCTGGCTGCACGGGCCGGTGCCCGAGACACTGCAGTGGGCGCTGCGCGAGCTGCGCCGCGCCGGGCTGCTGTCCACGCTGCTGCCGACCTGGAACGTGATGGGCGTGCACCGCGACGCGGAGTTCACCGCCAACCACCTGCCGGCGTTCATGCGCGGCAAGGAGCCGAAGCAGTGGCTCACCGTGTACCCGTTCGTGCGTTCCTACGAGTGGTACCTGCTGCCGGACGACGAGCGGCGGGCAATGCTCGGCAGCCACGGGCGCAAGGGCGCCGAGTTCCCACAGGTGCTCGCCAACACCGTCGCCAGCTTCGCGCTCGGTGACTACGAGTGGATCCTCGCCCTCGAAGCCGATGACCTGGTCGACCTGGTCGACCTGATGCGGCACCTGCGGCAGACCGAGGCCCGGCGCCACGTGCGCGAAGAGGTGCCGTTCTTCACCGGACGCCGCATCGAACTAGCCGACATCGCCGAGGTGCTGGCGTGA
- a CDS encoding ferrochelatase → MSTVNQVLGATEAAASGVPHVTEPVAYDAILLAGFGGPEGQDDVIPFLRNVTRGRGIPEERLEEVAQHYRHFGGVSPINDHNRELKAALEAELAARGVELPVIWGNRNWEPYMKDAVLEAHERGFNRLIAIATSAYSSFSSCRQYREDFAMALEETGLLGTVQIDKVRQFFDHPGFVTPFIEGVERAYGQLAEDGITPDQTHVLFATHSIPSVDAERSGPRDRDFGEGGAYAAQHLAVAEVVMAAAASSVVEPAETAASAPWSLVYQSRSGPSSMPWLEPDINDAIAALDKDQIKAVIIVPLGFVSDHMEVMWDLDNEAMETAKENGLTAIRVPTPGVHAEYVKGLVDLVLERVNGTPVEERPALTDLGPWYDVCRPGCCENVRAGFKPAAAGVAP, encoded by the coding sequence GTGAGCACCGTGAATCAGGTGCTCGGCGCGACCGAAGCCGCTGCATCCGGAGTCCCGCATGTGACCGAGCCGGTCGCTTACGACGCCATCCTGCTCGCCGGGTTCGGCGGGCCAGAGGGTCAGGACGACGTCATCCCGTTCCTGCGCAACGTCACCCGCGGTCGCGGAATCCCCGAGGAGCGGCTCGAAGAGGTCGCCCAGCACTACCGCCACTTCGGTGGGGTCAGCCCGATCAACGACCACAACCGCGAGCTGAAGGCCGCGCTCGAGGCGGAACTCGCCGCGCGGGGTGTAGAGCTGCCGGTCATCTGGGGCAACCGCAACTGGGAGCCCTACATGAAGGACGCGGTGCTCGAGGCGCACGAACGCGGCTTCAACCGGCTGATCGCCATCGCCACGAGCGCCTACAGCTCGTTCTCCAGCTGTCGGCAGTACCGCGAAGACTTCGCCATGGCCCTCGAGGAAACCGGGCTGCTCGGCACCGTGCAGATCGACAAGGTGCGCCAGTTCTTCGACCACCCCGGTTTCGTCACGCCGTTCATCGAGGGTGTCGAGCGTGCATACGGGCAGCTCGCCGAAGACGGGATCACCCCGGATCAGACGCACGTGCTGTTCGCCACTCACAGCATCCCGAGCGTTGACGCCGAACGCAGCGGTCCCCGCGATCGTGACTTCGGCGAGGGCGGCGCGTATGCCGCGCAGCACCTGGCCGTCGCCGAGGTAGTGATGGCCGCGGCCGCTTCTTCGGTGGTCGAGCCTGCCGAGACCGCTGCCAGCGCGCCCTGGTCGCTGGTTTACCAGTCCCGCTCCGGCCCGTCGAGCATGCCGTGGCTGGAGCCGGATATCAACGACGCGATCGCCGCGCTCGACAAGGACCAGATCAAGGCGGTCATCATCGTGCCACTCGGCTTCGTCAGCGACCACATGGAAGTCATGTGGGACCTCGACAACGAGGCCATGGAGACCGCGAAGGAGAACGGTCTCACCGCGATCCGCGTGCCCACCCCGGGTGTGCACGCCGAATACGTGAAGGGCCTTGTCGACCTGGTGCTCGAGCGGGTCAACGGCACGCCGGTCGAGGAGCGCCCTGCACTGACCGATCTCGGTCCCTGGTACGACGTCTGCCGACCGGGCTGCTGCGAAAACGTGCGAGCGGGCTTCAAGCCGGCCGCTGCGGGGGTGGCCCCGTGA
- the hemC gene encoding hydroxymethylbilane synthase — protein MTALRIGTRGSELAMSQTRQIVEELKKKTGHEVEIISFTTQGDRSKESLASLGGTGVFAAELRKALLNGECDAVVHSLKDLPTAVLPGLTIGAIPKRADARDALCARDGLTIDTLPEGARVGTGSPRRQAQLKARRPDIEIVDIRGNVDTRLGRVASGDLDAVILAVAGLTRLGRTEHITEILELSEWPTAPGQGALALEVRTGDEKLVSAVDHKPTRIMVEAERGVLAHLEAGCSAPIGAQAMIEDGMLFVSARVYRPDGSGHLTSSHALYVADSADPAGEVSVRIGDELLADGAGEIVPLGGRS, from the coding sequence GTGACCGCCCTCCGCATCGGCACCCGGGGCAGCGAACTCGCCATGTCGCAGACCCGCCAGATCGTCGAAGAGCTGAAGAAGAAGACCGGGCACGAGGTCGAGATCATCTCGTTCACCACGCAGGGCGACCGGTCCAAGGAGTCGCTGGCTTCGCTCGGCGGTACCGGCGTGTTCGCGGCCGAGCTGCGGAAGGCGCTGCTGAACGGGGAGTGCGACGCAGTCGTGCACTCGCTAAAGGACCTGCCGACCGCTGTGCTGCCTGGCCTCACGATCGGTGCGATCCCCAAGCGCGCCGACGCGCGGGATGCGCTCTGCGCCCGCGACGGGCTGACCATCGACACCCTCCCAGAGGGTGCACGGGTCGGCACCGGCTCCCCGCGGCGCCAGGCGCAGCTGAAGGCGCGCCGGCCGGATATCGAGATCGTCGACATCCGTGGCAACGTCGACACGCGGCTGGGACGCGTGGCATCCGGCGATCTGGATGCCGTCATCCTCGCCGTAGCCGGACTCACCCGCCTCGGCCGCACCGAGCACATCACCGAGATCCTCGAACTCTCCGAGTGGCCGACCGCGCCCGGACAGGGAGCGCTCGCGCTCGAGGTGCGAACCGGCGACGAGAAGCTGGTCTCCGCGGTCGACCACAAGCCCACCCGCATCATGGTCGAGGCCGAACGCGGCGTGCTCGCCCACCTCGAGGCGGGCTGCTCGGCCCCGATCGGTGCCCAGGCGATGATCGAGGACGGCATGCTGTTCGTCTCGGCCCGCGTCTACCGGCCGGACGGCTCGGGTCACCTGACCAGCTCGCACGCCCTGTATGTCGCCGATTCGGCGGATCCTGCCGGCGAGGTCTCGGTGCGGATCGGCGATGAGCTACTCGCCGACGGTGCGGGCGAGATCGTCCCGCTCGGCGGGCGGTCATGA
- a CDS encoding uroporphyrinogen-III synthase codes for MTKPLSGWRVLVPRGGRWGDSVGSRLRTLGASPVVAPMINFASTTEPEELAAALRSLEDGHFDWLVVTSATTVDVLASHGTKIPANTKVAAVGETTAAALGLAGYRADFIPVGEYSARGLVREWPIDGAKRGRVLLPQSEIAEPTLLAGLTRLGFEVTFISAYRTVGVPVAAQVKADVAAGDIRAILVSSGSVARQVAEQLAPLPLQTVVACIGPRTASDARAAGLPVHVIAETRSADALIDALVEYAETEA; via the coding sequence ATGACCAAACCCCTGTCCGGCTGGCGCGTGCTCGTGCCCCGTGGCGGTCGCTGGGGCGACTCGGTCGGCTCGCGGCTGCGCACCCTCGGCGCCAGCCCCGTGGTGGCGCCGATGATCAACTTTGCGAGCACCACCGAACCGGAGGAGCTCGCCGCCGCGCTGCGGTCGCTGGAGGATGGCCACTTCGACTGGCTCGTCGTCACCAGCGCGACCACCGTCGACGTGCTCGCCAGCCACGGAACCAAAATTCCCGCGAACACGAAGGTCGCCGCGGTGGGCGAGACGACCGCGGCCGCGCTGGGCCTGGCCGGCTACCGCGCCGACTTTATTCCGGTCGGAGAATACTCAGCGCGCGGCCTGGTTCGCGAATGGCCGATCGACGGTGCGAAGCGAGGACGGGTGCTGCTGCCGCAGTCCGAGATCGCCGAGCCCACGCTGCTCGCCGGACTCACCCGGCTGGGCTTCGAGGTGACGTTCATCTCGGCGTACCGCACCGTCGGCGTTCCCGTCGCGGCGCAGGTGAAAGCGGATGTCGCGGCCGGAGACATCCGCGCGATCCTGGTCAGCTCAGGCAGCGTGGCACGCCAGGTGGCCGAGCAACTCGCGCCGCTGCCGTTGCAAACCGTGGTCGCCTGCATCGGCCCGCGCACCGCGTCTGATGCGCGCGCGGCCGGACTGCCCGTCCACGTCATCGCCGAGACCCGCTCGGCCGATGCCCTGATCGACGCCCTCGTCGAGTATGCGGAGACCGAAGCGTGA
- the hemB gene encoding porphobilinogen synthase codes for MRRLVAETRLHPAELILPMFVRENITEPVPIGSMPGVMQHSLDSFRAALTEAAEAGIGGVMLFGVPEHKDAIGSGATAENGILNVATRIAASEVGDALVVQTDLCLDEFTDHGHCGVLDAHGRVDNDASLERYEQMALAQAAAGSALVGLSGMMDGQVEAVRTALDGHGLTDVAILGYAAKYASAFYGPFREAVDSSLVGDRRTYQQDPANRREGLREARLDIEQGADVIMVKPAMSYLDVLADVASISDIPVWAYQVSGEYAMIEAAAERGWIDRERAVLESLIGIRRAGADAILTYWAVEATQWLR; via the coding sequence ATGCGCCGACTGGTGGCGGAGACCCGCCTGCACCCGGCCGAGCTGATCCTGCCCATGTTCGTGCGCGAGAACATCACCGAGCCGGTGCCGATCGGCTCGATGCCAGGGGTCATGCAGCACAGCCTGGACTCCTTTCGCGCCGCGCTCACTGAGGCGGCCGAAGCCGGAATCGGCGGGGTGATGTTGTTCGGCGTGCCCGAGCACAAGGATGCGATCGGTTCGGGCGCTACCGCCGAGAACGGCATCCTGAACGTCGCCACCCGGATCGCCGCCAGCGAGGTGGGCGACGCGCTGGTCGTGCAGACCGACCTCTGCCTCGACGAGTTCACCGACCACGGGCACTGCGGAGTTCTCGACGCCCACGGCCGCGTTGACAACGACGCCTCCCTCGAGCGTTACGAGCAGATGGCGCTCGCGCAGGCCGCCGCCGGTTCGGCGCTGGTCGGGCTCTCCGGCATGATGGACGGCCAGGTCGAGGCGGTGCGGACCGCGCTGGACGGGCACGGACTCACGGATGTCGCGATCCTCGGCTACGCGGCCAAGTACGCGTCCGCCTTCTACGGACCGTTCCGCGAAGCGGTGGACTCCTCGCTGGTCGGCGACCGGCGCACCTACCAGCAGGACCCGGCCAACCGTCGCGAGGGTCTCCGCGAGGCCCGCCTCGACATCGAGCAGGGCGCCGACGTGATCATGGTCAAGCCGGCGATGAGCTACCTCGACGTACTCGCCGACGTCGCCTCCATCAGTGACATTCCGGTCTGGGCATATCAGGTCAGCGGTGAGTACGCGATGATCGAGGCGGCCGCCGAGCGGGGCTGGATCGACCGGGAGCGGGCGGTGCTGGAGAGCCTGATCGGCATCCGGCGCGCCGGCGCAGACGCAATCCTGACCTACTGGGCGGTGGAGGCAACGCAATGGCTGAGATGA
- the hemL gene encoding glutamate-1-semialdehyde 2,1-aminomutase, producing the protein MAEMTGINERQFARAKQSIPGGVNSPVRAFGSVGGTPRFLVKAQGAYVTDVEGREYVDLVASWGPSLLGHAHPAVVSAVQEAAANGLSFGASTPGETELAELVRERVHSGSHREQAAAHPVEKLRLVSTGTEATMTAIRLARGFTGRDLLVKFSGHYHGHSDSLLAEAGSGVATLALPGSAGIPAAVAAQTLVLPYNDLAAVEEAFAEHGHRIAGVIVEAAAANMGVVPPARGFNRQLSRIATAHGALLILDEVLTGFRAGPAGWWGLEAAEVVPDGAGWVPDLITFGKVIGGGMPLAAIGGRADVMDYLAPTGPVYQAGTLSGNPLAVAAGIATLRAADQTVYARLSQVADTVSSQVSAALAAEGVEHTVQRAGTLFSFVFAGTAPRDYADVKRQQAFRYPPFFHAMLEAGVNLPPSVFEAWFAMAAHDDAAVNRIIDALPAAAKAAASARPAS; encoded by the coding sequence ATGGCTGAGATGACCGGTATCAACGAGCGGCAGTTCGCCCGCGCCAAGCAGTCGATCCCCGGTGGTGTGAACTCACCGGTGCGCGCCTTCGGCTCGGTCGGCGGCACCCCACGCTTCCTGGTCAAGGCCCAGGGCGCCTACGTCACCGATGTCGAGGGCCGCGAGTACGTCGACCTGGTCGCCTCGTGGGGCCCGTCGCTGCTAGGTCACGCGCATCCGGCGGTCGTCTCCGCGGTGCAGGAGGCTGCCGCAAACGGGTTGTCCTTCGGCGCGTCCACGCCCGGAGAGACCGAGCTGGCCGAACTGGTGCGAGAGCGCGTGCACTCCGGCAGCCACCGGGAGCAGGCGGCGGCCCACCCGGTTGAAAAACTCCGGCTGGTGTCGACCGGCACCGAGGCCACCATGACCGCGATCCGACTGGCGCGCGGTTTCACCGGCCGGGACCTCCTTGTGAAGTTCTCCGGCCACTACCACGGCCACTCGGACTCGCTGCTCGCCGAGGCCGGCTCGGGCGTGGCGACGTTGGCGCTGCCCGGCTCGGCCGGGATCCCCGCCGCTGTTGCCGCGCAGACACTGGTGCTGCCGTACAACGACCTCGCTGCGGTGGAAGAGGCGTTCGCCGAGCACGGGCACCGGATCGCCGGCGTCATCGTGGAAGCGGCCGCCGCGAACATGGGCGTGGTTCCTCCGGCTCGCGGATTCAACCGGCAGCTGTCCCGGATCGCCACCGCGCACGGCGCGCTGCTAATCCTCGACGAGGTGCTCACCGGTTTCCGCGCGGGTCCCGCCGGCTGGTGGGGACTCGAGGCCGCCGAGGTAGTGCCGGATGGCGCCGGCTGGGTGCCCGACCTGATCACATTCGGCAAGGTCATCGGCGGCGGAATGCCGCTGGCCGCGATCGGCGGACGGGCCGACGTGATGGACTACCTCGCGCCGACCGGCCCGGTCTACCAGGCGGGAACACTGAGCGGCAACCCGCTCGCGGTCGCGGCCGGTATCGCCACGCTGCGCGCCGCGGACCAGACCGTCTACGCCCGACTGTCGCAGGTGGCCGACACGGTGTCGTCGCAGGTCTCCGCGGCCCTCGCCGCGGAAGGAGTCGAGCACACCGTGCAGCGCGCGGGCACACTGTTCTCGTTCGTGTTCGCCGGTACGGCGCCGCGGGACTACGCCGACGTGAAGCGGCAACAGGCGTTCCGCTACCCGCCGTTCTTCCACGCCATGCTCGAGGCAGGGGTGAACCTGCCGCCGTCGGTGTTCGAGGCGTGGTTCGCGATGGCAGCGCACGATGATGCCGCTGTGAACCGCATCATCGACGCGTTGCCCGCCGCGGCGAAGGCCGCGGCATCCGCCCGCCCGGCATCCTGA